Proteins encoded within one genomic window of Lepus europaeus isolate LE1 unplaced genomic scaffold, mLepTim1.pri SCAFFOLD_229, whole genome shotgun sequence:
- the MAP2K2 gene encoding dual specificity mitogen-activated protein kinase kinase 2 isoform X1 — protein MLARRKPVLPALTINPAAAEGPSPTSEGASEANLVDLQKKLEELELDEQQRRRLEAFLTQKAKVGELKDDDFERISELGAGNGGVVTKVRHRPSGLVMARKLIHLEIKPAIRNQIIRELQVLHQCNSPYIVGFYGAFYSDGEISICMEHMDGGSLDQVLKEAKRIPEAILGKVSIAVLRGLAYLREKHQIMHRDVKPSNILVNSRGEIKLCDFGVSGQLIDSMANSFVGTRSYMSPERLQGTHYSVQSDIWSMGLSLVELSIGRYPIPPPDAKELEATFGRPVVDGADGEPQSTSPRPRPPGRPVSGHGVDSRPAMAIFELLDYIVNEPPPKLPSGVFTADFQEFVNKCLIKNPAERADLQMLMNHAFIKRSEVEEVDFAGWLCRTLRLRQPSTPTRVAV, from the exons ATGCTGGCCCGGAGGAAGCCGGTGCTGCCGGCGCTCACCATCAACCCCGCCGCCGCCGAGGGCCCGTCCCCGACCAGCGAGGGCGCCTCCGA AGCAAACCTCGTGGACCTGCAGAAGAagctggaggagctggagctggacgagcagcagcggcggcggctggAGGCCTTCCTCACGCAGAAGGCCAAGGTCGGTGAGCTCAAGGATGATGACTTCGAGAGGATCTCGGAGCTGGGGGCCGGCAACGGTGGCGTGGTGACCAAAGTCCGGCACCGGCCCTCGGGCCTTGTCATGGCCAGGAAG CTGATCCACCTGGAGATCAAGCCGGCCATCCGGAACCAGATCATCCGCGAGCTGCAGGTCCTGCACCAGTGCAACTCGCCGTACATCGTGGGCTTCTACGGCGCCTTCTACAGCGACGGCGAGATCAGCATCTGTATGGAGCACATG GACGGCGGCTCCCTGGACCAGGTGCTGAAGGAGGCCAAGAGGATTCCGGAGGCAATCCTGGGCAAAGTCAGCATCGCG GTCCTGCGGGGCCTGGCCTACCTCCGGGAGAAGCACCAGATTATGCACCGAG ACGTGAAGCCCTCCAACATCCTGGTCAACTCCAGGGGCGAGATCAAGCTGTGCGACTTCGGGGTCAGCGGGCAGCTCATCGACTCCATGGCCAACTCGTTTGTGGGGACACGGTCCTACATGTCT CCGGAGCGGCTGCAGGGCACGCACTACTCCGTGCAGTCGGACATCTGGAGCATGGGCCTGTCCCTGGTGGAGCTGTCCATCGGCCGGTACCCCATCCCCCCGCCCGACGCCAAGGAGCTGGAGGCCACGTTCGGCCGGCCCGTGGTGGACGGCGCCGACGGAGAGCCCCAGAGCACCTCGCCACGGCCGCGGCCCCCTGGACGCCCCGTCAGCG GTCACGGGGTGGACAGCCGGCCGGCCATGGCCATCTTCGAGCTGCTGGACTACATTGTGAATGAG CCGCCTCCCAAGCTGCCCAGTGGGGTGTTCACCGCCGACTTCCAGGAGTTTGTAAATAAATG CCTCATCAAGAACCCGGCGGAACGTGCAGACCTCCAGATGCTCATG AACCACGCCTTCATCAAGAGGTCCGAGGTGGAAGAAGTGGACTTCGCGGGCTGGCTGTGCCGGACGCTGCGGCTGCGGCAGCCCAGCACGCCCACGCGCGTGGCCGTGTGA
- the MAP2K2 gene encoding dual specificity mitogen-activated protein kinase kinase 2 isoform X2, translating to MLARRKPVLPALTINPAAAEGPSPTSEGASEANLVDLQKKLEELELDEQQRRRLEAFLTQKAKVGELKDDDFERISELGAGNGGVVTKVRHRPSGLVMARKDGGSLDQVLKEAKRIPEAILGKVSIAVLRGLAYLREKHQIMHRDVKPSNILVNSRGEIKLCDFGVSGQLIDSMANSFVGTRSYMSPERLQGTHYSVQSDIWSMGLSLVELSIGRYPIPPPDAKELEATFGRPVVDGADGEPQSTSPRPRPPGRPVSGHGVDSRPAMAIFELLDYIVNEPPPKLPSGVFTADFQEFVNKCLIKNPAERADLQMLMNHAFIKRSEVEEVDFAGWLCRTLRLRQPSTPTRVAV from the exons ATGCTGGCCCGGAGGAAGCCGGTGCTGCCGGCGCTCACCATCAACCCCGCCGCCGCCGAGGGCCCGTCCCCGACCAGCGAGGGCGCCTCCGA AGCAAACCTCGTGGACCTGCAGAAGAagctggaggagctggagctggacgagcagcagcggcggcggctggAGGCCTTCCTCACGCAGAAGGCCAAGGTCGGTGAGCTCAAGGATGATGACTTCGAGAGGATCTCGGAGCTGGGGGCCGGCAACGGTGGCGTGGTGACCAAAGTCCGGCACCGGCCCTCGGGCCTTGTCATGGCCAGGAAG GACGGCGGCTCCCTGGACCAGGTGCTGAAGGAGGCCAAGAGGATTCCGGAGGCAATCCTGGGCAAAGTCAGCATCGCG GTCCTGCGGGGCCTGGCCTACCTCCGGGAGAAGCACCAGATTATGCACCGAG ACGTGAAGCCCTCCAACATCCTGGTCAACTCCAGGGGCGAGATCAAGCTGTGCGACTTCGGGGTCAGCGGGCAGCTCATCGACTCCATGGCCAACTCGTTTGTGGGGACACGGTCCTACATGTCT CCGGAGCGGCTGCAGGGCACGCACTACTCCGTGCAGTCGGACATCTGGAGCATGGGCCTGTCCCTGGTGGAGCTGTCCATCGGCCGGTACCCCATCCCCCCGCCCGACGCCAAGGAGCTGGAGGCCACGTTCGGCCGGCCCGTGGTGGACGGCGCCGACGGAGAGCCCCAGAGCACCTCGCCACGGCCGCGGCCCCCTGGACGCCCCGTCAGCG GTCACGGGGTGGACAGCCGGCCGGCCATGGCCATCTTCGAGCTGCTGGACTACATTGTGAATGAG CCGCCTCCCAAGCTGCCCAGTGGGGTGTTCACCGCCGACTTCCAGGAGTTTGTAAATAAATG CCTCATCAAGAACCCGGCGGAACGTGCAGACCTCCAGATGCTCATG AACCACGCCTTCATCAAGAGGTCCGAGGTGGAAGAAGTGGACTTCGCGGGCTGGCTGTGCCGGACGCTGCGGCTGCGGCAGCCCAGCACGCCCACGCGCGTGGCCGTGTGA